The Anaerolineae bacterium nucleotide sequence ACCCTGGCGCGGTCAACCAGCGCCACCGCGCAGCCGCCAAAGCCGCCGCCGCTCATCCGCGCGCCATAGCAGTCCGCCTGAGCCTGAGCCAGTTCGACGATCACATCCAGTTCCAGGCAGCTCACTTCATAATCGTCGCGCAGGCTGGCATGACTGGCGTTGAACAGCGCACCGGCGCGGGCCAGATCGCCCGACCGCAGCGCGTCAACAGCCTGCAGGGTTCGGTCGTTTTCCGTCACCACGTGGCGCACCCGCTTCTGGATCACCGGTTCCAGCCGGGGCAACACAGCAGGCAGATCGGCAACGGTGACATCTCGCAGGGCGCGGACGCCCAGCAAACGTGCGGCTTGCTCGCACTGGCGGCGGCGCAGACCATACTCCGAGTCAACCAACCCGCGTTTCTTGGCGGTATCCATAACCACCACTGCCGCCGAATCCGGCACGCTGACCAGCTCGGTCTGCAGCGTGCGGCAGTCGATGAGCAGCGCATGGCCGGCGTCGCCAGCGGCAGAGGTCATCTGATCCATCACGCCGCAGGGCATGCCGATGAAGCGGTGCTCCACCTCCACGCCCATCAGCGCCTTTTCCGCCTGGCTATACGTATCCACTTGCAGCAGCGCCAGCAACATCTCCAGCACGGCCATTTCCACCGACGCCGATGAGCTTACCCCGGCGCCAATCGGCAGGTCCGAGCCGATCACGAGATCAGCGCCAGTCAGCGCATAGCCTTTCTCAGCCAGCAACCACATCACGCCACGCGGGTAGCGCGTCCAGTGCGGATGCGCCTCACCATGCCAGTCCCCCAGCCGGAAGGTATAGTCACCATCAAAGTCAAGGGAGATCACCCGCACCTGGTCATCAGCGCGGGGCGCGGCGGCCACATAGGTCGCACGGTCAATGGTCATGGGCAGGACAAAACCATCATTGTAATCCGTATGCTCGCCAATCAGGTTGATCCGGCCCGGCGCGCGGGCAATCACCACGGGGGCGCGCCCCAGCCGGGTCTGAAATGCGTGCAATACGGCGCTTTCATCAGGCATAACGGCAACACCTTTCGCATAGGGATCCGCTCAACATCTTGCCATAAACATACACCAAAAGCGGCCCTGCTCCCACGGGTTGCGCCGGGTAAAGTCCTCCGGACAGCCAACCCTGGCGACCGGTTCCATCTGCACAACAGGCCAGCGCATACCACCACACAGGCAGGTGCAAATCCGGCCAGTTCATGTTATTGTCACCATGTGTCATGCTGTCCGGACGGGACAAGTCCATGAATTTCAAGCAGCGTTCTCACCTTATCAGCACGGCCATCATCCTGGTCGGCGTGATGCTCTCCGGCACCTTATTTTTCCTCAACTGGACCTTTGGGGATCGCTACAACTGGACGAACTGGCTGATGTCGCTCTCCTACGCGGTCTTCATTGGCAGCGGTCTGGTGGCGTTCCTCATCGAGCTTGGGGCACGCTATACCCTGCCGCGTGGGCGTGTGGTGGGATTCTTCATGATCATCACCTGGATTGCCGGTTCCCTGCTCTCCACCACCCTGGAATCCATCAGCTTTCTTTCCCAGCAGTTCAACCGCAGCCTATTGCTGGTATTTGTGGTCGGTGGGCTGTTTGTCCTGGTAATTCCCGGCTTTCTGCTACTTCTTTTCCCCTGGCCGCCGCGCCTGCGCAGGCTCTCCGACGAAGACTCCCGTAATAACGATAGAAAACCCTGAGCGCAGCGCATTGGCCGGAAGCTGCCTGTTGCTATACCATACGACCGTCAGACATCTGTCAGCCTGAATTTGAGAAAGCATGCCCATGTCTGCGCGCCTGCAACGCCTGCTAATCACCCTGCTGCTGGTGTACTTCTGCTTTATCGGCGGCACGTTTTACACCGAGCGCTCCGCCGTGCTGCGCCTGTTTCACCAGTTATTCACTACGATATTGCTGACCTGCTGGCTGGCAACTCTGTGGCGCGAAGGACGAGCGTTTCCAGTTACGCCGCTGGATCGCCCCTTGCTTGCCATCGGTATCGTCTGGCTGCTGGCTGCCCTCTTCGCCCTGGATCGCCGGGTTAGTCTGGAATACACCTGGCCGATCCTGGTGAATCTGCTGGCTTTCTACCTGCTAATCGACCTCATGCGCCGCGGCCGGCAGCGCTGGATCATGGAAGCGCTGTTCACGATTGGCACGGTAGTGATAGTGATCAGCGTGATTGAATTTGTCGCATGGTACTGGGGGATACCCCTATTGCCAGACTTCGTGATCAGTTGGCCGCAGGTCAACGCTGGCTTATTCCCGCCAGTATGGCACCGGCTCTCGCTGGCCTTCAACGTTTCCACTATCCTCGGTAATTTCACCGCCAGCCTTATCCCACTGACCGTAGCCTGGGCAACGACCACCCGTCAACGTGACCTGCGGTTTGGGCTGTGGCTGCTGGCAATTGGCCTGTTGGTAACGCTGCTACTCACACAATCACGCAGCACCCAGATAGCGCTGGCCACCTCCACTGGCGTACTGATCCTCACCTGGCTCCTGCAGCCCGCTGTGCGCCACCGTGCTCCGCGCCCGCTGCGCGCCCTGCTGAACCCGCGCCTATTGATAGGAGCCGCGGCGCTGACCGGCGCAGCCCTGATCGCCCTGGTGCTCCTCTCTACGCTGCGCGCGCCGCTGCGCTCCGGGGACGAAAACCGGCTCGATCTCTGGCGAAGCGCGCTGGAAATGGCCTACGACCGTCCCCTGCTTGGCGTTGGCCCTCACGAGTACGGGCTGGCCCTGCGCCATTACGGCGATCCAGACCTGTCGCTGGCGCAGGATCGGCTGGTCGCGGCCCATAACCTCCCCCTGCACATCCTGGCGGAAGGAGGCATAGCCGCTCTGGGAGCAGCTCTGTGGCTGGGGGTAGCCTTCGCCCGTGTCTGGTGGCAGGCCTGGAAAGCGGCTTCTCCCGGCCGCCGGCGCCGTCTGGAAGGCGGGCTGGCTGCGCTACTGGGATTCGGCGTGCAAAGCCTGGTCGACACCTTTACCCTCAACGTTTCCCTGTTGCCGGTTGCCGTCATCGCCGCTTACACTGTGGCCGGGCACGTGACACGCTCCCAGGCAGTGACACAGCCAATGTCAGTAGCCCGCCATCGCTGGCCGATCTATGCGGCGTTGATTGCCCTCGGTATAGCCCAGATCGGCTATTTGCCGGTTCACGCCGGGAATCTGGCGCATGATCGCGCCATGCGCGCTCTGGCAATGAACGATTTCGCGGCAGCCCTGGAGGCCACGCGCACCGCCCATGCCGCTGATCCTGGCCTTAATCTCTACCCGTTGCACGAGGCCTACATCCTGGGGCTGATGGCCTTTAGCGATCCAGAGCAATACCTGGAACCGGCCATTGCGGCGCATGAAACTGCCCAGCAACTGGACCCCTCCTGGGACACCGGCTGGTTTAACCTGGCCGGTCTCTACGCCCAGGCCGGGCGCTACGAAGATGCCGCCATCGCTGCCCGAACCGCTGCCACCTGGAACCCCGTCGAAGCAGGATATCACCTTAAGCTGGGGGAATACCTGGAAACCCTGGGGCGTCTGGAGGAAGCCCGCGCCGCTTACTTTGAAGCTTTGCGCCGCCAGCCAGCCCTCGCTTCATCCGGCTTCTGGACCGACCCGGCCAGACCATGGCATCAACAGGTCCTGCAAGCGGCGCTGGCCCATTTTCCTGACCAACCGGAAGTAGGCCTCCGACTGGCCGTGAGCGCCGGTGATCTGGAGACAGCTACCCGGATAGCCCGGACGATCAACCTGGAGCGCGCCTCATTCAGCCTGTTGCGCGCGCTTGGGGAATGGGCTACAGCGGTCAACGATGAATCGGTTGCCCCCTGCCCTGAGTGCTACCTGCTGAAGGCACGAACAGTTTCGAATGAATACTATCCGTCAGACTACCCTCTGCTGGCGGAAATTGCTTTCCAGACGGATGGCGCCATCGAACAGCTTAGCATGACCGCCGAACAGCTGGCCCAGACAGCGTTGTTTGTGGCGGCGAACGACCTGGTGCGAAGCTGGTACACATTAGCCCGAATTGAACAGCAGCGCGGCGGCGATCCGGCGCTGATCGATAGCATGCTGGAGCACGCCGTTCCACTATTGACCGTCCGGCAGGAATATGCAATGACCGTCTACGGCAGACCAGCGGCCTTTGACATGCTCCCTCAGACCCGCACACCCAGGTTGTATCGCGTTAACTACGAACCCTGGCTGTGGCTGGTGGAGCGATACAGGGAACGCGGCGAGACCGAACGCATCGCCGCTATCTACCGGGCGATCCTGATCGGCGATCCCTATCAGTGGGAGATTCGGGAGCAACTGGAAAAGCTGACCGGCAGCGATACAGCGGGCTAAGCCTGCTTCCACACCCGCGCCAGGAACGCCCCGCCGGGCATGGAGATCAGCACCTGGCGGATGAAGCCGCGATCATCCGGCGCGATGATCTGCAACGCCCGCAAACCGACCGCATAGGCTACTATCCCGGCCAATAGCGCCCCCACCGCGCCCGCCAGCGATGGCGCACTCAAGCCGCGCAGTCCCAGCATCACCCCTGCCATGACACCTCCGGCGATCGCCAGGCGCAGGGCACGCGGGCCAAAGCGCCGGGCGAATTCCTCGCCGCCTTCCCACTGGGCGATCAGCGCGACCGTAACCGCGCTTTCGGCCACCAGACTCCCCAACGCCGCGCCTACCATCCCGATCCGCGGCAAGAGGATCAGTAACAGGGTGATATTCAACGCCAGCCCCGCCGCCCTGATGCCCAGCAGGCGAGTCTGGCGGTTCTGGATCATCAGTACCTGGGCGAAAACATTAGCGACCATGGTCACCACACCGTACCAGATCAACACCTGCAGGATGTCGGTCGTGCGGGTGTACGCGGGCGAGAAAAGCAACGCCACCAGCGTCGAGGCCAGGGTGGAGATCGCCACCCCGATCGGCACGGTCAAAATCAGGGTCAGGAAGGCTATCTTCTCCACCAGGAAGTTGAAAGCAGCATGCTGTCCGGCGCCGTACTGGCGGGACATTAACGGGAAAACCGCCACCAGCACGGTCGTGCTGAGCAACTCCACCATCCCGGCCACGATAATGAACGCTGCCAGCAGGTAAGCCGTGCTTTCCTGGCCGATGGTGGCAGTCATGATGATCTTGTCAGCGTGCTGGTAGGCCGTCCCCAGTAGCGAATTGATCATCAACGGGGCACCGTTAGCCAGCAGTTCACCCATGATCGCCGGCTCCGGCGGCCAGGCAATCCCCACACCACAACGTACCAGAGCCACCCAGTAAGCAGCGGCGCGGGCGGCCCCCGCGGCGATGGTGGCCCAGTACAACCCGGTCAGCCCCAGCCCACCCAGCAGTGCGGCAGCCACCAGTCCGATCAACAGGAAAATATGCGCCACACTGATCGCCGCCGGGATGGCCATCTGCTCGCGGGCCAGCAGCTGGTTGTGCACCATGTTGCCCAGCGCATCCACAAACAGGCTCAACCCGGCCAGCGGCAGGAGTGCCCGCAACGCCTGGTCATAACCCAATAACCACCCGGCCAGGATAAGGCCCAGGTAAGCCGTCAGGGCCAGCGCCGGTTGCAGTGCAAGTGTCGCAGTGAGCATCCTGCCAGCCAGTTCTGTCCGCCGCGCCACATCCCGCAGGACGATCAGGCCCATCCCGAATTCCGGCAACGTAGCCGCGATGACCAGCATCCCGCCGATAGTGCCATAAATGCCGTAATCCGCCTGGATCAACAGGCGGGTCAGCACCAGTTGCCACACAAACAGGGCGCCTTTGGAAACAACTGATGCAGCCGCTAGCGCAGCAGCATTGCGGGCGGCGCTCCGCGCTTCGGCAGTGGTCATCGGCGTGAGATCACCAGCGGTCATCCGCGACTCTTTCGCCGGGAGAACCAGACAGGATACAGCGCCCGGATTGTACACGGGAAGCCCTGGCCAGCAAACCCCGCTGGCAGGCCGCGCAACGCCCCGCTACAATAGCCCGTGTCTTGACGAGTTTCTGTGCGGTGGGATCACAATACGGACTCCGGAAGGGATAAACGGCCATGGCGACGCCCATGCTCATTCAGGATATCGCCCGCTACGAAGGGCAGCAGGTCACGGTCAAAGGGTGGCTATACAACAAAACACACAAAGGCAAGCTGGTCTTCATGCAGGTGCGCGACGGCTCTGGCATTGCCCAGTGTGTCGTATTCCTCAACGATGTGCCGCCGGAGCAATTTGAAGCGGCCAAGACGCTGCCACAGGAATCGTCCCTGATCGTAACCGGGAATGTCCGCAAGGATGGCCGTGCACCGGGCCTGCCTGGTGGCTATGAGATCAGCGTTTCGTCCCTGGAAGTGATCCAGGTGGCGGAAGAGTACCCGATCACGCCCAAAGAGCATGGCGTGGAATTCCTGATGGACAACCGTCACCTGTGGCTGCGCTCATCACGCCAGTGGGCGATCATGCGTGTGCGCGCCACGATCATCCGCGCCATCCGCGACTGGCTGGACGATCACGGCTACCTGCTGGTCGACACTCCCATCCTGACCCCTACCGCTGGTGAGAACACGACCAGCCTGTTTTCGGTAGACTACTTCGGGGAGCCGGCCTATCTGGCCCAGACCGGCCAGCTCTATAACGAAGCCAACATGGCCGCCCACGGCAAAGTTTACTGCTTTGGCCCCACCTTCCGCGCCGAAAAGTCCAAGACTCGCCGCCACCTGATGGAGTTCTGGATGGTCGAGCCAGAGATGGCTTTCTTCTCCCTGGATGACCTGATCGCGATGGAACAGGAGTTTGTCACCTATATCGTCCAGACAGTGCTGGCCAGGCATGGACAAGAACTGGCTATTCTGGAACGCGACACCACCCGCCTGCAAAATGTGACCCCGCCCTTCCCGCGTATCACTTATACCGAGGCGGTCGAGCGCCTGCAGCGACTGGCCGCGGAAACCACCGATCCCGAACTGCGGGAGAATCTCAAGATCGAATGGGGCGAGGACTTTGGCGCGCCCCATGAGACGGCCATCGCCGAGATGTTCGACAAACCTGTCTTTGTCACGCACTACCCGGTCGAGGCCAAAGCCTTCTACATGGAGCCTAACCGGGAGAACCCGCGCGTGGTCAACTGCACTGATCTGCTCGCTCCTGAAGGTTACGGCGAGATCACGGGTGGCAGTGAACGTATCTTCGACCCCGATCTGCTCGCTCAGCGCGTCAAGACAATGGGCATCTCAGAGGAGGCTTACCGCTGGTACATCGACCTGCGCCGCTATGGTAGCGTCCCGCATGCCGGCTTTGGGCTGGGTGTGGAGCGCGTGGTTGCCTGGATCTGCGGCCTGCCGCACATCCGTGAAACCATTCCCTATCCGCGGATGCTCAACCGCAAGTATCCCTAAACGCATCCGTGCCCGCCGGGGCTACGCTCAGTAGAGCCTGTGGCGGGTTGGCCAACAGCCGGAGGACATCGATGCTCAACAACGACCACTTCAACCTTCCTCCCGGTGGCATCAAGACGGGCATCTGCGAAACCTGCGGTAGCCCCGCCGAGATGATCCCTTACCAGGATGTTGGTGGCTGCGCTGCAACGATCATCGAGTTGTGGCGCTGCCAGCGCGGTCATACCCGCTACGGGGATGTGATCGGTTTCGCTGCCTGCGATGACTTCGAACCGCCGGAGGGTGCTTGAGCGGCACAACCGTGCGATTGATCTGCGACTCATGCGGCCGGGCAGCCGCCCCTCTAGACTGGCGCTGCCCGGCCTGTGGTGGGCCGCTCCACCTGGAAGGTCTGCCACCCTTTGACCCGGCGACCATCCGCCAGCATGAGTGGTCGCTGTGGCGCTATGCGGACATGCTCCCGGCGGTGCGGCGCTTTTCGCTGGGGGAGGGCCTGACCCCGTTGGTCCCGGCCAGCGTCAACGGTGTGCCCTTCCTGGCCAAGCTGGAATACCTGCTCCCAACCGGCTCCTACAAAGACCGGGGCGTGGCGGTAATGCTCAATTACCTGCTGGGCCTGGGTGTCACCGCCGTGGTTGAGGATTCCTCCGGCAACGCGGGGGCGTCCGTCGCGGCTTACGCCGGGGGCATTGGCATGACAGCGCGTATCTTCGTCCCGGCGGACGCGGCAGAACGCAAGAAGGTGCAGATCGCCTGCTTTGGCGCTGAACTGGTCGAAGTCCCCGGCCCACGCGCCGCCGTCACCGCTGCCTGCGAAGCGGCGGCGCAACAGGCAACTTACGCCAGCCACGCCTGGCATCCCTGCTTCATTACCGGTGAGATGACTGTCGCCTGGGAACTGTGGGAGCAGATGGGCGGTCGTGCACCGGATGCGGTGATCTGTCCGGTCGGTCAGGGTGGGCTGTTGCTGGGGCTGATGGAAGGCTACCGGGCGCTGCTGGCGGCAGGCGTAATTGCGCACCTGCCGTGTTTCTTCGCCGTGCAGAGCGCTGCCTGCGATCCGATCGTCCGCGCCTGGGAGGCAAATGCTGACATTCCCGCGCCTGTTGACAGCGGGGACACGATCGCCGACGGCATCAAGATCGCCCGCCCCGTTCGCGGGCGGGCCATCCTGGCAGCCCTGCGCGGTAGCGGCGGCGCAGCCCTGCGCGTCGATGATTCCGCCATCTACGCTGCCCGGCAAGCCCTGGCCGCGCACGGCCTGTTCGTAGAGCCAACCAGCGCCGTCCCCGTTGCAGCGCTTCCGGCTGTACAGGCCCGCCTCGGCCCGGCGGCGGAGATCGTCGTCCCTCTGACGGGCAGTGGGCTTAAGACGTCCTGAGCGCAGGCGAAAGGAGACAGCAGGTGACGGTGGCGATTCAGGACATTTTCCGTGCGCGGCAACGGCTGCGTCTGTACCTCGCACCAACGCCGCTGGAAGCTGCGCCTGACCTGGGCCAGGGTTTCCTGCTCAAGCTGGAACAGGTCAACCCAACCCACAGCTTCAAGGTGCGCGGCGCGCTGAATGCCGTCCTGAGCCTGGATGACGCAGCGCGAGAGCGCGGGCTTGTCACCGCGTCCAGCGGCAACCACGCCCAGGCGCTCGCCTATGCTGCCCACCTGTTCGGCCTGCATGCCCGAATCGTCATGCCGCGCCACACCCCCCTGCGCAAGGTCAATGGCACCCGGCGCTTCGGCGCGGAGGTGATCCTGCACGGCAACTTCTATGATGACGCTGAACAGTACGCCCGCCAGCTGGAGCAGGAAGAAGGCCGGACCTTCATCTCGCCATACAATGACGCCCGCGTGATTGCCGGGGCCGGGACATGCGGGCTGGAACTGCTGGAGCAGGCCCCTGACCTGACGCGGGTGATCGTGCCGGTTGGCGGCGGCGGTCTGATCGCCGGAATCGCTACCGCGCTGCACACGCTGAACCCTGCCATCGAGGTCATCGGTGTCAATGGCCTGGCTGCCCCGGCGATGTACAACGCCTTCTACGGCACACGCCACCCGCAGATCGCCGACACGCTGGCCGAAGCGCTCAGCGGCGAGATCGAAGGCACGCTGACCATCGACCTGAGCCGTCAGCATGTCAGCCGCATTGTGCTCGTCAATGAGGCAGAAATCGCCGCTGCCATGCGCTGGCTCCTGCACGAGCAGGGCTGGCTTGTCGAGGGCGGCGCTGCAGTGGGCGTAGCCGCAGTGCTTGGCGGCAAGGTTCCCCGTGATGGCCGCCCGACAGCCATCGTACTCACCGGCAGCAACCTTGACCCGGAGACGCTGGAGGGTGTACTCCATCCTGCCTGACTGAGGTGTTACCAGGCGCGGCAATCCATCGTGCAGTCTTCTCGCTAAGGGGGATCAGGGCGTGACCATCACGTTCGTGCGGGGCGACATCCTGCTCAGCCGGGCGCCGGCGATCGGGATCGATGTCAACGCGCGTGGCCAGCACGAAGATCATCCGCTGGCCGTTGCCTTTGCTGATCGCTTTCCGGCTGCCTTCGCCGCCTTCCGTAAACAGGCCCGCGCTGGCAACATTCAGGCGGGCACATGGTGGATCTGGCGGGAATCAACTCCCTGGCTGGTCCTGCTGGCCATGCGCCAGAGCAGCGCCGGAGCCACACCACTGCGACACATCGAAGCAATCGCTCAGCACATTGCCCAGGACTGGCAACAGGAAAGCCTGCGTGGCCTGGCCCTGGCCCGCCCCGGCGACCCGGCAGACTGGCCCGCCTTCCGGGATATCCTGCTGTACTGGCTGGGAAGCTGCCCGCTGAACATTGTCGTCTACGAGGAACAGGTGTCAGGCGTCCGTGCAACCGAGCCGTGGGATGAGGCGCCCTAAGGTGCAAGAGGGAAGCCAAGAGTCTGGCGGGCGGACTGGCACAACCGCTGCCCGCCGGCCAGCAGCCAACGATCAAGCACTTCGCTGCTGGTTGCCCCGGCCTGCGCGTCGGCGTAGATGCCCGTTC carries:
- the galK gene encoding galactokinase, yielding MPDESAVLHAFQTRLGRAPVVIARAPGRINLIGEHTDYNDGFVLPMTIDRATYVAAAPRADDQVRVISLDFDGDYTFRLGDWHGEAHPHWTRYPRGVMWLLAEKGYALTGADLVIGSDLPIGAGVSSSASVEMAVLEMLLALLQVDTYSQAEKALMGVEVEHRFIGMPCGVMDQMTSAAGDAGHALLIDCRTLQTELVSVPDSAAVVVMDTAKKRGLVDSEYGLRRRQCEQAARLLGVRALRDVTVADLPAVLPRLEPVIQKRVRHVVTENDRTLQAVDALRSGDLARAGALFNASHASLRDDYEVSCLELDVIVELAQAQADCYGARMSGGGFGGCAVALVDRARVADFIAAVTPAYRARTGLQPDLYAVSPSPGSGVRRLS
- a CDS encoding oligosaccharide flippase family protein encodes the protein MTAGDLTPMTTAEARSAARNAAALAAASVVSKGALFVWQLVLTRLLIQADYGIYGTIGGMLVIAATLPEFGMGLIVLRDVARRTELAGRMLTATLALQPALALTAYLGLILAGWLLGYDQALRALLPLAGLSLFVDALGNMVHNQLLAREQMAIPAAISVAHIFLLIGLVAAALLGGLGLTGLYWATIAAGAARAAAYWVALVRCGVGIAWPPEPAIMGELLANGAPLMINSLLGTAYQHADKIIMTATIGQESTAYLLAAFIIVAGMVELLSTTVLVAVFPLMSRQYGAGQHAAFNFLVEKIAFLTLILTVPIGVAISTLASTLVALLFSPAYTRTTDILQVLIWYGVVTMVANVFAQVLMIQNRQTRLLGIRAAGLALNITLLLILLPRIGMVGAALGSLVAESAVTVALIAQWEGGEEFARRFGPRALRLAIAGGVMAGVMLGLRGLSAPSLAGAVGALLAGIVAYAVGLRALQIIAPDDRGFIRQVLISMPGGAFLARVWKQA
- the asnS gene encoding asparagine--tRNA ligase; the encoded protein is MLIQDIARYEGQQVTVKGWLYNKTHKGKLVFMQVRDGSGIAQCVVFLNDVPPEQFEAAKTLPQESSLIVTGNVRKDGRAPGLPGGYEISVSSLEVIQVAEEYPITPKEHGVEFLMDNRHLWLRSSRQWAIMRVRATIIRAIRDWLDDHGYLLVDTPILTPTAGENTTSLFSVDYFGEPAYLAQTGQLYNEANMAAHGKVYCFGPTFRAEKSKTRRHLMEFWMVEPEMAFFSLDDLIAMEQEFVTYIVQTVLARHGQELAILERDTTRLQNVTPPFPRITYTEAVERLQRLAAETTDPELRENLKIEWGEDFGAPHETAIAEMFDKPVFVTHYPVEAKAFYMEPNRENPRVVNCTDLLAPEGYGEITGGSERIFDPDLLAQRVKTMGISEEAYRWYIDLRRYGSVPHAGFGLGVERVVAWICGLPHIRETIPYPRMLNRKYP
- a CDS encoding pyridoxal-phosphate dependent enzyme, encoding MSGTTVRLICDSCGRAAAPLDWRCPACGGPLHLEGLPPFDPATIRQHEWSLWRYADMLPAVRRFSLGEGLTPLVPASVNGVPFLAKLEYLLPTGSYKDRGVAVMLNYLLGLGVTAVVEDSSGNAGASVAAYAGGIGMTARIFVPADAAERKKVQIACFGAELVEVPGPRAAVTAACEAAAQQATYASHAWHPCFITGEMTVAWELWEQMGGRAPDAVICPVGQGGLLLGLMEGYRALLAAGVIAHLPCFFAVQSAACDPIVRAWEANADIPAPVDSGDTIADGIKIARPVRGRAILAALRGSGGAALRVDDSAIYAARQALAAHGLFVEPTSAVPVAALPAVQARLGPAAEIVVPLTGSGLKTS
- a CDS encoding threonine/serine dehydratase, whose translation is MTVAIQDIFRARQRLRLYLAPTPLEAAPDLGQGFLLKLEQVNPTHSFKVRGALNAVLSLDDAARERGLVTASSGNHAQALAYAAHLFGLHARIVMPRHTPLRKVNGTRRFGAEVILHGNFYDDAEQYARQLEQEEGRTFISPYNDARVIAGAGTCGLELLEQAPDLTRVIVPVGGGGLIAGIATALHTLNPAIEVIGVNGLAAPAMYNAFYGTRHPQIADTLAEALSGEIEGTLTIDLSRQHVSRIVLVNEAEIAAAMRWLLHEQGWLVEGGAAVGVAAVLGGKVPRDGRPTAIVLTGSNLDPETLEGVLHPA